The genomic stretch AGTGATGAAACACGCATCACCCCAGGAGTGGGAATGACGCTGGGAGTGGTATGCCAGGGGTGGGGGCTCTCGCAGGTGGAGGACGCGGTACAGGTCCCCTGGCCTTCTGGAGTTCCCTGGACACCTCAGAAAGCGCCAAGCCCTTCACCGTGATTTCTCCTCGCTGGCTCGTCGCACCGCAAGAATTCAAGGGAACGCTGTCCGCCGCGGAAGCGGCTGAAGCCATGGCTCGCGGCCTCCGCGAGTCCTCGCCGGAAGTGGTGCTGGACGTGGCGCCGCTCGCGGATGGCGGGCCTGGGACCGTGGAAGCGCTGCTGACGGGCCTGCGCGGCGAGCGTCGTCAGCAGGTGGTGCGTGGACCGCTGGGCGCGCCCGTGGAAGCGCACTGGGCCCTGGTGGAGGACGGACGCACCGCAGTGGTGGAGATGGCCGCCGCGTCCGGACTGTCGCTGCTGGCGCCCGAGGCTCGCGATGCGTTGAAGGCGTCCACCTATGGCACCGGCGAGCTGATGCACGCGGCGCTGGAGTCGGGCTGCGAACGCCTCATCGTCTGCCTGGGTGGCAGCGCCACCACGGACGCGGGCACCGGCGCGCTCAGCGCCCTGGGCTTCCGCTTCCTGGACGCGCGGGGACAGCCGCTTCCCCCGGGAGGCGCGGCGCTGGCCCAGCTCGCCCGCGTGGACGCGAGCGGCCGTCATCCCCGTCTGGGCGCCGTGGAGCTGCTGGGTGCCACGGACGTCACCTCGCCCCTGTTGGGGCCGGACGGAGCCGCGCGGCTCTTCGGTCCGCAGAAGGGCGCGGACGCGGCCGGCGTGGAAGCATTGGAGGCGGCGTTGGCACACGCGGCAACGGTGCTGGGGGATACGTCCGCGGGCTGGCCCGGCGCGGGGGCGGCGGGAGGCTTCGGCTTTGGCCTGCTGACTCTCGCTGGCGCGCGACTGGTGCCCGGCTACGAGTTGGTGTCACGCGCGCTGGGCCTGGAGCGGCGCGTGCTGATGGCGGACGTGGTGCTTACCGGTGAGGGGCGCTTCGACCGTCAGA from Myxococcus xanthus encodes the following:
- a CDS encoding glycerate kinase, whose protein sequence is MISPRWLVAPQEFKGTLSAAEAAEAMARGLRESSPEVVLDVAPLADGGPGTVEALLTGLRGERRQQVVRGPLGAPVEAHWALVEDGRTAVVEMAAASGLSLLAPEARDALKASTYGTGELMHAALESGCERLIVCLGGSATTDAGTGALSALGFRFLDARGQPLPPGGAALAQLARVDASGRHPRLGAVELLGATDVTSPLLGPDGAARLFGPQKGADAAGVEALEAALAHAATVLGDTSAGWPGAGAAGGFGFGLLTLAGARLVPGYELVSRALGLERRVLMADVVLTGEGRFDRQTALGKGPGGIARLAREHGTPVVLFAGQVQRDEGLALDLFHEVVELSAHAQPGEAASKVLCEAAARWAAQRLKGR